A part of Vallitalea longa genomic DNA contains:
- a CDS encoding NCS2 family permease — translation MEKFFKLKENNTNVKTEIFAGITTFMTMAYILIVNPNILSGLQTAEGFQATGMDKGAVFTATALAAVIGTLIMALVANYPFALAPGMGLNAFFAYTVVLGYKHDWRIALAAVLIEGIIFIILTFVNVREALFNAIPMNLKYAVSAGIGLFIAFIGLQNAGIVIGDPATLVKIGTMTEPTVILAVIGLIVTAILVAKRVKGSILLGILITWVIGMLAQAIGIFNPAISVIPTDIFSKPPSLEPIAFQFDFSILGTFEFWIIVFSFLFVDLFDTLGTLIGVSSKAGYLDKEGKLPRIKHALFADSVATVAGACLGTSTTTTYVESASGVADGGRTGLTSLTTAVLFALALFFSPLLLTVPSFATAPALIVVGFYMLESIAKVDFTDFTQAIPAFLAVLVMPLTYSISEGIVFGVVSYTIINLVVNKGKKVHPLMYVLTILFILKYIFL, via the coding sequence ATGGAAAAATTCTTTAAACTTAAGGAAAACAATACCAATGTAAAGACTGAGATATTTGCTGGTATTACGACTTTTATGACAATGGCGTACATATTGATTGTTAATCCAAACATATTATCTGGATTGCAAACAGCTGAGGGATTTCAAGCAACTGGTATGGACAAAGGTGCTGTATTTACTGCAACTGCTTTAGCTGCAGTTATAGGTACATTGATTATGGCATTAGTGGCTAATTATCCATTTGCACTTGCACCAGGTATGGGACTTAATGCTTTTTTTGCTTATACTGTAGTATTAGGTTATAAACATGACTGGAGAATAGCTCTTGCGGCAGTTTTAATTGAAGGTATTATTTTCATAATATTAACATTTGTTAATGTTAGAGAAGCACTATTTAATGCTATACCAATGAATCTAAAGTATGCTGTTAGTGCAGGTATAGGTTTATTCATTGCTTTTATCGGATTACAAAATGCAGGTATTGTAATTGGAGATCCAGCGACTTTAGTTAAGATTGGTACTATGACTGAACCAACAGTAATACTTGCTGTAATTGGTTTAATAGTGACAGCAATACTAGTTGCAAAAAGAGTTAAAGGTTCTATATTATTAGGTATCTTAATAACATGGGTTATTGGAATGTTAGCTCAAGCTATAGGAATATTCAATCCAGCGATTAGTGTTATTCCTACTGATATTTTTTCCAAACCTCCTAGTCTTGAACCAATTGCTTTCCAATTTGATTTTAGTATATTAGGAACATTTGAGTTCTGGATTATTGTGTTCTCGTTCTTGTTTGTAGATTTATTTGATACATTGGGAACATTAATAGGTGTTTCAAGTAAAGCAGGATATCTTGATAAAGAAGGTAAATTACCTAGAATCAAACATGCATTATTCGCAGATTCAGTTGCAACAGTAGCTGGTGCATGTCTAGGAACTTCTACAACAACAACATATGTTGAGAGTGCTTCTGGTGTAGCTGATGGAGGTAGAACAGGTTTAACATCATTAACAACAGCTGTTCTTTTTGCTCTTGCACTATTCTTCTCACCATTATTATTGACAGTACCAAGTTTTGCCACAGCTCCAGCATTGATAGTTGTAGGATTTTATATGTTAGAATCTATTGCTAAAGTAGATTTTACAGATTTTACACAAGCTATTCCAGCTTTCTTAGCAGTTCTTGTAATGCCTTTAACATATAGTATTTCAGAAGGTATAGTTTTTGGAGTTGTTTCTTATACAATTATTAATTTAGTTGTAAATAAGGGTAAAAAAGTTCATCCATTGATGTATGTTCTTACTATATTATTCATATTGAAATATATATTCTTATAG
- the purH gene encoding bifunctional phosphoribosylaminoimidazolecarboxamide formyltransferase/IMP cyclohydrolase: MRRALISVSDKTGIVEFAKKLTELGVEIISTGGTAKKLIENGVKVIGISDVTGFPECLDGRVKTLHPNIHAGLLAIRDNEEHMKQLKELNVTPIDLVVVNLYPFKQTILKEGVTREEAIENIDIGGPTMLRSAAKNYQDVAVVVDPEDYDKVLNEISEKGDVSYETKFNLCCKVFEHTSHYDTLIANYMRKERNATDYPETISMTFEKVQDMRYGENPHQSAAFYKEVGNTKGCITNAKQLHGKALSFNNINDTNGALELLKEFEEPTVVACKHANPCGVGSDTNIYDAYVKAYKTDPVSIYGGIIVANREIDKKTAEEINKIFVEIVVAPSYSDEAVEVLTKKKNIRVLVLEDILQKQPKTAYDLKKVGGGLLIQTIDSELLPEGLKVVTKAQPTKEQIEDLKFAWKVVKFAKSNGIAIGKDKRSLGVGPGQVNRIWACKQAISHAVEHLGEDVLKGASLASDAYFPFPDCVEEAAKAGISCIIQPGGSIRDHLSIEACDKYGIAMVFTGMRHFRH, from the coding sequence ATGAGAAGAGCATTAATAAGTGTTTCAGATAAAACAGGTATAGTTGAATTTGCAAAGAAGTTAACGGAACTTGGAGTTGAAATTATTTCAACTGGAGGAACTGCAAAGAAACTTATTGAAAATGGTGTAAAAGTAATTGGTATTTCAGATGTTACAGGATTCCCAGAATGTCTTGACGGAAGAGTTAAGACTCTTCATCCTAATATTCATGCTGGATTACTTGCTATTAGAGATAACGAAGAACATATGAAACAATTGAAGGAATTGAATGTGACACCTATTGATTTAGTAGTAGTTAACTTATATCCTTTCAAACAGACTATTCTAAAAGAAGGAGTAACTAGGGAAGAAGCCATTGAAAATATTGACATAGGTGGTCCTACAATGCTTCGTTCAGCAGCTAAGAATTATCAAGATGTAGCAGTAGTAGTAGATCCAGAAGATTATGATAAAGTACTAAATGAGATAAGTGAAAAAGGCGACGTTTCCTACGAAACTAAATTCAATTTATGTTGCAAGGTATTTGAACATACTTCACATTATGATACATTGATAGCTAATTATATGAGAAAAGAGAGAAATGCTACTGATTATCCTGAGACCATTAGTATGACATTTGAAAAAGTTCAAGATATGAGATATGGAGAGAATCCACACCAAAGTGCAGCATTTTATAAAGAAGTAGGAAATACGAAAGGTTGCATTACTAATGCTAAACAATTACATGGTAAAGCTCTTTCATTTAATAATATTAATGATACTAATGGAGCACTTGAGTTATTGAAAGAATTTGAGGAGCCTACAGTTGTTGCTTGTAAACATGCTAATCCATGTGGTGTTGGTAGTGATACTAATATATATGATGCTTATGTTAAAGCGTATAAAACTGATCCGGTTTCTATTTATGGTGGAATTATTGTTGCTAATAGGGAAATCGATAAAAAGACAGCAGAAGAAATCAATAAAATATTTGTTGAGATTGTAGTTGCTCCAAGTTATAGTGATGAAGCTGTTGAGGTTCTTACTAAGAAAAAAAATATTAGAGTTCTTGTATTAGAGGATATATTACAAAAACAACCTAAGACAGCTTATGATCTTAAAAAAGTTGGTGGTGGATTACTTATTCAAACTATTGATAGCGAGTTATTACCAGAAGGACTAAAGGTTGTTACAAAAGCTCAGCCAACTAAAGAGCAAATAGAGGATCTGAAATTCGCTTGGAAGGTTGTTAAGTTTGCAAAATCTAATGGTATTGCGATAGGAAAAGATAAGAGGTCTCTTGGTGTTGGACCTGGACAGGTTAATCGTATATGGGCATGTAAACAAGCTATAAGTCATGCTGTTGAACATTTGGGAGAAGATGTTCTAAAAGGAGCAAGTCTTGCATCTGATGCTTATTTCCCATTCCCAGATTGTGTTGAAGAGGCAGCTAAAGCTGGTATAAGTTGCATAATTCAACCAGGTGGTTCTATAAGAGATCATTTATCTATTGAAGCTTGTGATAAATATGGTATTGCTATGGTGTTTACTGGAATGAGACATTTTAGACACTAG
- a CDS encoding DNA cytosine methyltransferase: MKVVDFFCGGGGFSEGFRQAGFNIVFAVDKWKPAVDTHHENHPNCHTIMDDIERISWLPDDEFDKLIPDTEIIIGSPPCVAFSNSNKSGKGDKSLGIRLLESYLRIIARKKFKSDSILKYWVLENVPNIEKYVKCKYTMKDLGLIESYNIDLNARLIVLNHSSGVYNVKYFGVASNRKRFLCGEFPTPQKTIVEDSSLVKLGDILKGLGQPKENAESSIKDPNYDFFMVSKNITDHHYIKEIAEFEWKKARRLKQDKGYMGRMSFPENLDKPARTVMATMSFSSRESMIFSYKTDRFRAPTIREIASIMSFPLDYKFYGNSIGIKYRLVGNSVPPKMSYAIARAIAVNENLDINDEYVPIKHANNLDFHNLNFDIFQIKEEKNKKITAKFKYHIPYLIINAYRVELTNYKSDFDNLEFKWVVELHKSQGKNAKKFVPKLNSDNINNKLLAKINKFYDRLTKELVGFNEFQKIFCLSDKNRIGLIGPYEILNQIKEFIDNNLSKEEQSKIVFLDDNPWELPMGIVAGYYLIDKLIEHMGDLNG, from the coding sequence ATGAAAGTAGTAGATTTTTTTTGTGGCGGAGGTGGTTTCTCAGAAGGTTTTCGACAAGCTGGTTTTAATATAGTTTTTGCTGTAGATAAATGGAAACCAGCTGTAGATACACATCATGAGAACCATCCAAATTGTCATACAATAATGGATGACATAGAAAGAATATCTTGGTTACCAGACGATGAATTTGATAAATTAATACCTGATACAGAAATAATTATTGGGTCACCACCGTGTGTAGCATTTTCTAATTCTAATAAATCAGGTAAAGGTGATAAATCATTAGGAATTAGACTATTAGAATCGTATTTAAGAATTATTGCTAGAAAAAAATTTAAGTCTGATTCAATCTTAAAATATTGGGTGTTAGAGAATGTACCTAATATAGAAAAATATGTGAAATGCAAATATACTATGAAAGATTTAGGATTAATAGAAAGTTATAATATTGATTTAAATGCTAGGTTAATTGTTTTGAACCATAGTTCAGGTGTTTATAATGTAAAATATTTTGGTGTAGCTTCAAATAGAAAGAGATTTCTATGTGGTGAATTTCCAACTCCTCAAAAAACGATTGTTGAGGATTCATCACTTGTTAAATTAGGAGATATTTTAAAAGGATTAGGTCAACCAAAAGAAAATGCTGAGAGTAGTATAAAAGATCCTAATTATGATTTTTTCATGGTATCAAAAAATATTACTGACCATCACTATATTAAAGAAATTGCAGAATTTGAATGGAAAAAGGCTAGGAGACTGAAACAAGATAAAGGTTATATGGGTAGAATGTCTTTTCCTGAAAATCTTGATAAACCTGCTAGAACTGTAATGGCTACAATGTCATTTTCCTCAAGGGAATCAATGATATTTTCTTATAAAACCGATAGGTTTAGAGCTCCAACTATCAGAGAAATAGCTTCAATAATGAGTTTCCCTTTAGATTACAAATTTTATGGAAACTCAATTGGGATTAAATATAGATTAGTCGGTAACTCTGTACCACCCAAAATGTCTTATGCTATAGCACGAGCTATTGCAGTGAACGAAAACTTAGATATCAACGATGAGTATGTTCCAATTAAACATGCTAATAATTTAGATTTCCACAACTTGAATTTTGATATCTTTCAAATTAAAGAAGAAAAAAATAAAAAAATTACAGCAAAGTTTAAATATCATATACCCTATCTAATTATAAATGCATATAGAGTTGAATTAACAAATTATAAATCTGATTTTGATAATTTAGAGTTCAAATGGGTTGTTGAATTACATAAAAGCCAAGGGAAGAATGCAAAGAAGTTTGTTCCTAAATTAAATAGTGATAATATAAACAATAAACTTTTAGCAAAGATAAATAAGTTTTATGATAGGTTAACTAAAGAGTTGGTAGGATTTAATGAATTTCAAAAAATATTCTGTCTTTCTGATAAAAATAGAATAGGGTTAATAGGACCATATGAAATTCTTAATCAAATTAAAGAATTTATTGATAATAACCTATCAAAAGAAGAGCAAAGTAAAATAGTATTTTTAGATGATAATCCTTGGGAATTACCGATGGGTATTGTAGCGGGATATTATTTGATAGATAAATTAATTGAACATATGGGGGATTTAAATGGATAA
- the pflB gene encoding formate C-acetyltransferase, which produces MKQWHNFNDGIWKKEINVRNFIQKNYIPYEGDSSFLEDSTERTKEINNRFVRLKEKELKNGVLDIDTKTVSSLLTFKPGYINEDKEIIKGLQTDKPLKRAINPFGGIRMTRNACEAYGYKVDEKVEEEFKYRTTHNDGVYRVYSDEMKLVRKTGVITGLPDAYGRGRIIGDYRRVALYGIDYLIEQKQADKKRYSKKFMSDENIKLMEELYRQIDFLDKLKEMAKMYGDDISCPAVNAREAIQWIYYAYLGAIKEQNGAAMSLGRVSTFIDIYIERDLQEGVITEVEAQELIDDLVLKLRMARQLRTPEYNDLFAGDPMWITEAVGGMGEDGRTLVTKNSYRFVNTLYTLGSAPEPNITILWSKGLPVHFKKFCTKVSIDTDSIQYENDDLMRQRYGDDYGIACCVSAMKIGKQMQFFGARCNMPKALLMALNGGKDEVKGLQVGPKLKPIDSDVLAYDEVVKRFKEYEKWLCELYVNTMNVIHYMHDKYAYEKLQMSLHDTEVERTMAFGMAGLSVMADSLSAIKYAKVSPIRNKDGLIIDFDIKGDYPKFGNDDDRVDSIAKELTTSFINELKKHETYRNSTPSLSILTITSNVVYGKKTGSTPDGRKKGEPFAPGANPMHNRDCKGALASLNSVAKIPYDSCRDGISCTFSIQPRTLGKTSCEQVNNLVSILDGYFYQNGHHINVNVLDREKLVDAMDHPEKYPSLTIRVSGYAVNFNRLSREQQEEVVSRTFHGRY; this is translated from the coding sequence ATGAAACAATGGCATAATTTTAACGATGGTATATGGAAAAAAGAAATCAATGTAAGAAATTTTATACAGAAAAACTATATTCCTTATGAGGGAGACAGTAGTTTCTTAGAAGATTCAACAGAAAGAACTAAAGAAATCAATAATAGGTTTGTTAGGCTGAAAGAAAAAGAATTAAAAAATGGAGTTCTAGATATTGATACGAAAACAGTATCATCTTTATTGACTTTTAAACCAGGTTATATCAATGAAGATAAAGAAATCATAAAAGGATTACAGACAGATAAACCTCTTAAAAGAGCTATTAATCCTTTTGGCGGTATCCGTATGACTAGAAATGCCTGTGAGGCATATGGTTATAAAGTTGATGAAAAAGTAGAAGAAGAGTTTAAATATAGAACAACTCATAATGATGGTGTATATAGAGTTTATTCAGATGAAATGAAATTAGTAAGAAAAACAGGTGTTATTACAGGCTTACCTGATGCTTACGGAAGAGGTAGAATAATAGGAGATTATCGTAGAGTTGCTCTTTATGGAATTGATTATCTAATAGAACAAAAACAAGCAGATAAAAAAAGATATAGTAAAAAATTTATGTCTGATGAAAACATTAAGCTTATGGAAGAGTTATATAGGCAAATAGATTTTCTGGATAAATTAAAAGAAATGGCCAAGATGTATGGTGATGACATTTCATGTCCCGCAGTTAATGCAAGAGAAGCAATACAATGGATATACTATGCTTATCTTGGTGCTATAAAAGAACAAAATGGAGCTGCAATGTCATTAGGGCGTGTCAGTACATTTATAGATATTTATATTGAAAGAGATTTACAAGAAGGAGTTATTACGGAAGTCGAGGCACAAGAATTAATTGATGATCTAGTGTTGAAATTACGTATGGCAAGACAACTTAGGACACCTGAATATAATGATCTTTTTGCAGGAGATCCAATGTGGATTACAGAAGCTGTAGGAGGTATGGGTGAAGATGGAAGAACATTAGTAACCAAGAATTCCTATAGATTCGTTAATACTCTATATACGTTAGGTTCAGCACCAGAACCCAATATAACAATATTATGGTCAAAGGGATTACCTGTACATTTTAAAAAATTCTGTACTAAGGTATCAATAGATACGGATTCCATACAATATGAGAATGATGATCTTATGCGTCAACGTTATGGAGATGACTATGGAATAGCATGTTGTGTATCAGCTATGAAAATAGGAAAGCAAATGCAATTTTTCGGAGCAAGATGTAATATGCCAAAAGCATTATTAATGGCTCTTAATGGTGGAAAAGATGAAGTAAAAGGATTACAGGTAGGACCTAAGTTAAAGCCTATAGATTCAGATGTATTAGCCTATGATGAAGTTGTAAAGCGTTTTAAAGAATATGAAAAGTGGTTGTGTGAGTTATATGTTAACACTATGAATGTAATCCATTATATGCATGACAAGTATGCTTATGAAAAACTTCAAATGTCTCTACATGATACAGAAGTTGAGAGAACCATGGCTTTTGGTATGGCTGGTTTGTCGGTAATGGCAGATTCCCTTAGCGCAATAAAATATGCAAAAGTAAGTCCAATAAGAAACAAAGATGGATTAATTATAGATTTTGACATTAAAGGTGATTATCCTAAGTTCGGTAATGACGACGATAGAGTAGATAGTATTGCAAAAGAATTAACAACTAGTTTCATTAATGAACTTAAGAAGCATGAGACATATAGAAATTCTACTCCATCTTTATCAATCCTAACAATAACATCTAATGTAGTATACGGAAAGAAAACTGGTTCTACACCAGATGGTAGAAAAAAAGGGGAACCTTTTGCCCCAGGAGCGAATCCAATGCATAATCGTGATTGCAAAGGTGCACTTGCTTCACTTAATTCAGTAGCGAAGATACCATATGATAGTTGCCGTGACGGTATTTCATGTACTTTCTCTATACAGCCTAGAACATTAGGTAAAACTAGTTGTGAACAGGTAAATAATCTTGTTAGCATACTAGACGGATATTTCTACCAAAATGGGCATCATATTAATGTCAATGTTTTGGATAGAGAAAAATTAGTAGATGCAATGGATCATCCAGAAAAATATCCTAGCTTGACAATAAGAGTATCTGGATATGCTGTTAATTTTAACAGATTAAGCAGAGAACAACAGGAAGAAGTTGTTAGTAGAACTTTTCATGGTAGATATTAA